Proteins encoded within one genomic window of Candidatus Eisenbacteria bacterium:
- a CDS encoding ornithine cyclodeaminase family protein produces the protein MALLISRADVASVLTMKECISMVEDAFAQLARGETVMPQRVAFRVEKHHGLFLGMPAYIGGGMDALGLKVVTVYPDNPKKHKKPTIFGTLILLDPETGECRAIMDAGYLTAVRTGAASGVATKYMARKNAKTCALFGAGVQARKQIEAVHLVRPLDTVWVIDPDDDARDRFAKEMGDEMEITVVPTSDVEAAVRAADIVVTASSSPTPVFDGDWLKPGTHINNIGSHSPGARELDTATVKRSYYVADLKEASLAEAGDILIPIQEGAVTEDHIVAGLGEVVIGEKPGRKSEEQITLFKSCGLAIQDISSAMAVYKAAVEKGVGTEIQLS, from the coding sequence ATGGCCCTCTTGATTTCCCGCGCCGACGTCGCCTCGGTGCTCACCATGAAAGAGTGCATCTCGATGGTGGAGGACGCGTTCGCCCAGCTCGCCCGGGGCGAAACGGTCATGCCCCAGCGCGTCGCCTTCCGCGTCGAGAAGCACCACGGCCTCTTCCTCGGCATGCCCGCCTACATCGGCGGCGGGATGGACGCCCTCGGCCTCAAGGTGGTCACCGTCTATCCGGACAACCCCAAAAAACACAAGAAGCCGACCATCTTCGGCACGCTGATCCTTCTCGACCCCGAGACCGGCGAGTGCCGCGCGATCATGGACGCCGGCTATCTGACGGCGGTGCGAACCGGCGCCGCGAGCGGCGTGGCGACCAAGTACATGGCGCGGAAGAACGCCAAGACCTGCGCCCTCTTCGGCGCGGGCGTGCAGGCGCGCAAGCAGATCGAGGCGGTCCATCTGGTGCGCCCCCTGGACACGGTTTGGGTGATCGATCCCGACGACGACGCGCGGGATCGCTTCGCGAAAGAGATGGGGGACGAGATGGAGATCACCGTCGTCCCCACAAGCGACGTGGAGGCGGCCGTGCGGGCCGCGGACATCGTGGTCACCGCGTCGTCGTCGCCGACCCCCGTCTTCGACGGCGACTGGCTGAAGCCGGGGACACACATCAACAACATCGGCTCCCACTCGCCGGGAGCGCGCGAGCTGGACACGGCCACGGTGAAGCGATCGTACTATGTGGCGGACCTGAAAGAGGCGAGCCTCGCCGAAGCGGGGGACATCCTGATCCCCATTCAAGAGGGGGCGGTTACCGAAGATCACATCGTCGCCGGCCTCGGCGAAGTGGTGATCGGCGAGAAGCCGGGCCGCAAAAGCGAAGAGCAGATCACCCTCTTCAAGTCGT